A genomic window from Fusarium oxysporum Fo47 chromosome X, complete sequence includes:
- a CDS encoding kinase-like domain-containing protein, with protein MEQVIIDPCNELTLPLYDNRLKAASIILSKHVAYHLKYIAFWSLRWWDDDSGVSADQDEHPNSSDGKATASHSTRSLADEDISSLQSQCPKVIEHSDISNNFVGNTRVYSQYFLPIGIIRELVQHSNVELTLSSSGLFQDERIPQLVDYIVTTSKRLFLTLICCEDIKPIENFLKAGLTDEDLPLCTCSKGGRNVHKCGIDGSHGVQDNLRDYFDKWGDARMDLFIRLQWIFLAPVFTPTRFVYLLHDDCPLPYVHLDSTSIVSHFSSVERRGIHVDHLEGRHHSDVLNGNYVDIAVKQWINNYSTDGKELYDKEIDAPKIMRHLDHNHLIQAIAFYRKGPNNCLVFPWARGGDLANFWRTDASNLDEDLVEWALAQIEGICHGIMSLHDESMRHGYLKPEKILHFPQKSGGHGLLKVAGPRIVNLHAKYTRDQALATRKDFDYWLYLPPEVDYDRMVSLKADVWSLGCIFLEFVIWLVYGQGHLSKFHQHLKVDPEMDRFWSDSLSGPKKHPAVQYWIHQKLEKDLKVHTALWDLVELIDERLLVTSSDERGHAGEVNRNLKLIRKKCLENPTYRFDSRLASLAASRTLNPDKDSEIVRQIDQVSKVSPKSSRNNSH; from the exons ATGGAACAGGTTATTATCGATCCATGTAATGAGCTGACGCTGCCCCTGTACGATAACCGACTGAAGGCCGCATCTATCATACTGTCCAAGCATGTCGCATATCACCTGAAATACATTGCGTTTTGGTCACTTAGATGGTGGGACGATGATTCTGGTGTTTCTGCAGACCAAGATGAACATCCCAACTCTAGTGATGGAAAGGCAACAGCCTCACATAGTACTCGATCATTGGCTGATGAGGACATCTCATCCTTGCAAAGTCAATGTCCCAAGGTCATCGAGCATAGCGACATTTCTAATAACTTCGTCGGTAACACACGAGTCTATAGTCAATACTTCCTACCAATTGGAATCATACGTGAACTGGTACAGCACTCGAATGTGGAATTGACGTTGAGTTCAAGTGGCCTCTTTCAAGACGAACGCATTCCCCAATTGGTGGATTACATCGTGACAACATCCAAGCGTCTCTTTCTCACGTTGATCTGCTGTGAAGATATAAAACCTATTGAGAATTTCCTGAAGGCTGGCTTGACAGACGAGGACCTTCCCCTCTGTACATGTTCTAAGGGGGGGAGAAATGTTCACAAATGTGGAATAGATGGGTCTCATGGAGTTCAAGATAACCTGCGAGACTACTTCGACAAATGGGGAGACGCCCGAATGGACCTGTTTATTCGATTACAATGGATCTTTCTGGCGCCTGTGTTTACACCAACACGTTTTGTCTACTTACTTCACGATGATTGCCCGCTTCCCTACGTACATTTGGACTCCACCTCAATCGTCAGTCACTTTTCCTCAGTCGAAAGAAGGGGCATTCATGTGGACCACCTAGAAGGTCGACACCACTCAGAT GTTTTAAATGGCAATTATGTTGATATCGCCGTCAAGCAATGGATAAACAACTATAGCACGGATGGTAAAGAGTTATACGACAAGGAAATAGACGCCCCGAAGATTATGCGACATCTAGACCACAATCACTTGATCCAAGCTATCGCATTTTATCGTAAAGGACCTAACAATTGTTTAGTTTTCCCATGGGCTCGTGGAGGTGATCTCGCAAATTTCTGGAGAACCGATGCGAGCAACCTTGATGAAGATCTTGTCGAGTGGGCTTTGGCACAGATTGAAGGAATTTGTCATGGAATCATGAGTCTCCACGACGAGAGCATGCGCCATGGCTATCTCAAGCCAGAGAAAATTCTCCATTTTCCTCAAAAGAGCGGTGGCCACGGCTTACTAAAGGTTGCCGGTCCCAGGATAGTGAACTTACATGCAAAGTACACCCGAGACCAGGCACTCGCCACGCGAAAAGATTTTGATTATTGGTTGTACCTGCCGCCTGAAGTTGACTACGATCGTATGGTCTCTCTCAAAGCTGATGTATGGAGCTTGGGCTGCATTTTCTTGGAATTCGTCATATGGCTTGTCTATGGGCAAGGCCATCTTTCAAAATTTCATCAGCATTTGAAAGTTGACCCTGAAATGGATCGGTTCTGGTCAGATTCTTTATCGGGCCCCAAGAAACATCCTGCTGTTCAGTATTGGATTCACCAGAAGCTGGAAAAGGACTTGAAAGTTCACACTGCACTCTGGGATCTAGTTGAGCTAATCGACGAAAGGCTACTTGTTACATCCTCGGATGAACGCGGTCACGCCGGTGAAGTTAACCGAAATTTGAAATTGATTCGAAAGAAGTGTTTAGAGAACCCAACATACCGCTTTGATTCCAGGCTCGCCAGTTTAGCAGCATCTAGGACCTTAAATCCAGATAAAGACAGTGAAATCGTACGTCAGATTGATCAAGTAAGTAAAGTCTCACCCAAGTCGTCCAGAAACAATTCTCACTAA
- a CDS encoding major facilitator superfamily domain-containing protein, translating to MTSQPRTNDGLEIQPTNEQPQTRRDIAGNPEEIPEPVVKNGVVVSSATKPEAKSVWLAWLYIFNWYPSHYSKEEKRLLRKLDRTILPLICSMYFIKWLDQSNINNAYNSGMKEELNLKGIEYNLFSTFYNIGYLVMEIPCMLLISRPKYARWVLPICETLWSIITFVQCRNNSAPMIYGMRFLMGLFETPAATGSLYVLSSWYRSDEVFKRAGVWYVSSNIGAMFGGYMQAAAHAGLDGKGGMAGWRWVFIIDGIISLPIAIAGFFLYPGVPTSPRVWWLSEDDQKLAQARMQDDGMRKSKKIGKKMLKRVFRKWHFYIAVCTYVCFQLTTWVAGQMIVWVKSTGQYSVEMINILPTGVQALAIVVGITVPSFVMVYPIWVPFCFAGTVLLFCHSTLLVWNIPLGLHFAAYFLLGMSSCITPMLFPWVHLIMKDDNEARSFTTGAMMTVGWAFFTWYNVVAFPITQGPRWTKGFSANVALTCCYLTLFMIGQFLWRRDIKAGLYKRAIEEEENEEAVNEKLGPDALDDKVTDHQVGRAHIEDKNAEDERIKEIK from the exons ATGACTTCTCAACCGAGGACCAACGATGGGCTCGAGATCCAGCCTACGAATGAGCAGCCACAGACTCGCCGGGACATCGCTGGCAACCCCGAAGAGATCCCCGAGCCAGTAGTCAAGAATGGAGTTGTCGTTAGTTCGGCGACCAAACCCGAGGCCAAGAGTGTCTGGCTCGCCTGGCTCTACATCTTCAATTGGTACCCTAGTCATTACAGcaaagaggagaagcgaCTTCTCAGAAAGCTGGATCGTACCATTCTGCCACTTAT TTGTTCCATGT ACTTCATCAAGTGGCTTGACCAGTCCAATATTAACAATGCCTATAATTCGGGCATGAAAGAAGAGCTTAATCTTAAAGGCATCGA GTACAACTTGTTCTCTACCTTCTACAACATCGGCTATCTCGTAATGGAAATCCCCTGCATGCTGCTCATTTCTCGTCCCAAATATGCTCGTTGGGTTCTGCCCATCTGCGAGACTCTCTGGTCTATCATCACCTTTGTTCAATGCCGTAACAATAGCGCTCCAATGATTTACGGCATGCGATTCCTCATGGGACTGTTCGAAACCCCAGCTGCTACTGGCTCCTTATACGTTCTGTCCTCTTGGTATCGATCTGATGAAGTGTTCAAGCGTGCTGGGGTGTGGTATGTTTCGAGCAATATCGGTGCCATGTTTGGTGGATACATGCAAGCTGCCGCTCATGCTGGTCTCGACGGAAAGGGAGGCATGGCTGGCTG GCGCTGGGTCTTTATCATTGATGGCATCATTTCCCTGCCAATTGCCATTGCCGGCTTTTTTCTCTATCCTGGTGTGCCTACCAGCCCTCGTGTCTGGTGGCTCAGTGAAGACGACCAAAAGCTTGCTCAGGCACGTATGCAAGACGATGggatgaggaagagcaagaagattggcaagaagatgctgaagcgTGTCTTCCGGAAGTGGCACTTTTACATCGCTGTCTGTACCTATGTCTG CTTTCAACTGACTACCTGGGTTGCTGGCCAGATGATTGTCTGGGTAAAGTCTACCGGCCAATACTCTGTGGAGATGATCAACATCCTGCCAACGGGAGTCCAAGCACTAGCCATTGTTGTGGGCATTACTGTGCCTTCGTTTGTCAT GGTTTATCCAATCTGGGTGCCTTTCTGTTTTGCAGGAACTGTCCTCCTGTTCTGTCACTCGACCCTTTTAGTCTGGAACATTCCTCTCGGATTGCATTTCGCCGCATACTTCCTCCTTGGTATGAGTTCTTGTATCACCCCCATGCTTTTCCCATGGGTGCACCTGATCATGAAGGACGACAATGAAGCAAGAAGCTTTACTACCGGCGCCATG ATGACTGTTGGCTGGGCCTTCTTTACCTGGTACAACGTTGTCGCGTTCCCCATCACTCAAGGTCCTCGTTGGACCAAGGGTTTCTCGGCAAATGTCGCTCTCACCTGCTGTTATCTGACTCTATTCATGATTGGCCAATTCCTCTGGAGACGGGACATCAAAGCTGGTCTGTACAAGAGAGCtattgaagaagaggagaatgaagaggcagtgaatgagaagcttggccCAGACGCTTTGGACGACAAGGTTACTGATCATCAAGTTGGGCGGGCTCACATTGAGGACAAGAACGCCGAGGATGAGAggatcaaggagatcaagtAA
- a CDS encoding Six-hairpin glycosidase-like protein translates to MVPLLQDTPIATNSVLTISSKPGDMARSDSSASSATEDERVALSETSWSEGAADTKEDDIHAQKHALHNVLSELFEENILAKPCRAASRVLQGFIPAHDGFPEIVPQQGPRQGHWEFREPEFWTCGFFPGTLYALLERSIRYPGSLRADNPENRSSTIIRNYLLPLCKSWSEPLHAMASRTDTHDIGFIIMPALRRDWELFGTERSLASIVQAAHSLATRYVPAAGAIRSWDCLLKKDITVTDMENNLLVIIDSMCNLDLLFYAAAQTGEQRLADIAASHATTLLKTHLQPESVRSTAKHGHQGQLYSTCHVANVDPQTGDLKWRRTAQGYDDHSTWSRGQAWAILGYAQTYNWTKDESFLDAACGCAEYFLYRLETSPSCVELPIKTGRGHANPRRGRHVPLWDFDAHIENPQDPLRDSSAGVIAANGMLLLSQSLAALGRHTMSRRFFDASIEIVKDTLDVCLATEKAKLTTFGNNGTSIKVEDVVLGATFDALLKYGTANNNENARRRYANHGLVYGDYYLVEFGNLLLSMGLI, encoded by the coding sequence ATGGTTCCATTACTACAAGACACCCCAATTGCGACAAACAGTGTTTTGACAATTTCTTCCAAACCTGGTGACATGGCACGCAGCGATTCATCAGCGTCATCCGCGACCGAAGATGAACGCGTAGCCCTGAGTGAAACTTCATGGTCTGAAGgagcagcagacaccaagGAAGACGACATCCATGCACAAAAGCATGCTCTGCACAACGTTTTATCGGAGCTTTTTGAAGAAAATATCCTTGCCAAGCCCTGTCGTGCTGCAAGTAGAGTCTTGCAAGGCTTTATTCCGGCACATGACGGTTTTCCCGAAATCGTGCCCCAGCAAGGCCCTAGGCAAGGGCATTGGGAATTTCGCGAACCCGAATTCTGGACCTGCGGTTTCTTCCCGGGAACACTGTACGCTCTCCTTGAGCGATCTATCAGATACCCGGGATCTTTGCGAGCCGACAACCCCGAAAATAGATCATCCACGATTATCAGGAACTATTTACTCCCGTTATGCAAGTCATGGTCTGAGCCACTTCATGCCATGGCCAGCAGAACAGACACCCACGACattggcttcatcatcatgccgGCGCTTCGAAGAGATTGGGAGCTATTCGGTACCGAGCGCAGTTTGGCTTCTATCGTACAGGCGGCTCACAGTTTGGCTACCCGTTATGTGCCAGCTGCTGGTGCCATTCGCAGCTGGGATTGTCTTCTGAAAAAGGACATCACCGTCACAGACATGGAAAACAATCTCCTCGTCATTATTGATAGCATGTGCAATCTCGACCTCCTATTTTATGCTGCTGCGCAGACTGGTGAACAGAGACTCGCTGATATTGCTGCATCCCACGCAACGACATTATTGAAGACGCATCTTCAACCAGAGAGTGTGAGGTCGACTGCCAAGCACGGACATCAGGGTCAACTCTACTCGACTTGCCATGTTGCCAACGTCGACCCCCAGACTGGAGATTTGAAATGGCGACGGACAGCCCAGGGCTACGACGACCACTCGACGTGGTCGAGAGGTCAAGCCTGGGCTATCCTTGGTTATGCACAGACTTACAACTGGACCAAAGATGAAAGCTTCCTCGATGCAGCGTGCGGGTGCGCCGAGTATTTCCTCTATCGGCTGGAAACATCCCCTTCTTGCGTCGAGCTTCCGATTAAAACTGGACGAGGGCATGCAAACCCCCGCAGGGGACGACATGTACCACTCTGGGACTTTGATGCGCACATTGAGAATCCTCAAGATCCGCTTCGCGACTCATCGGCTGGCGTGATTGCCGCAAATGGAATGCTATTGCTATCCCAATCCCTTGCTGCGTTGGGTAGACACACGATGTCGCGCCGCTTCTTCGATGCGTCCATCGAAATCGTCAAGGATACGTTGGATGTGTGTCTCGCTACCGAGAAGGCCAAGCTGACCACTTTTGGAAATAATGGCACATCCATCAAAGTGGAAGATGTTGTCCTGGGGGCGACCTTTGATGCTCTTTTGAAGTATGGGACAGCTAACAATAATGAAAACGCAAGGAGACGGTATGCTAACCACGGATTGGTATATGGCGATTATTATCTTGTCGAGTTCGGAAACCTTCTTTTGAGTATGGGACTGATCTAG
- a CDS encoding cation efflux family-domain-containing protein, which translates to MADQTEKITMSSVHARAHVQGKDVEVQHDIDDPLGLSAHIKLESDMPRANTSRKRRLGLKKNHPLQEFYETQNQSIRAMLKSVEEHEQEVTDAHGANTLMYNICVKGSLVANIILSGLQLYGAISSSSLSLFTTMADSVFDPMSGIMLYMAHRAVNKVDPNKYPSGRARISTAGNIVFSFIMFSVSLVLIVMSARDLAAGSEEETNKFHLPSVIAVTVAFATKLGLFFLCWTVKDIYSQVDILWRDHRNDLFINGFGILTSVGGSKLKWWIDPMGAIILSVLIAGLWLHTAYDEFQLMIGVTADKDILQLITYISMTHSPLIEKVDTVRAYYSGPRLVAEVDIVIDRNERVEVAHDVAEDLQIKLEKLPVIERAFVHIDYETSHKPSRQRMKKGATPDASERVLHD; encoded by the exons ATGGCCGACCAGACAGAGAAGATCACTATGAGCTCAGTACATGCCCGCGCTCACGTACAAGGAAAAGATGTCGAGGTCCAACATGATATCGATGATCCTTTGGGTCTATCCGCAcacatcaagcttgaatCCGACATGCCCAGAGCCAACACCTCACGCAAGCGTCGTCTAGGTCTCAAGAAGAATCACCCGCTGCAGGAGTTTTACGAAACACAGAACCAGAGCATCCGGGCCATGCTCAAGTCGGTGGAAGAGCACGAGCAAGAGGTGACAGACGCTCACGGCGCCAACACACTCATGTACAACATCTGCGTCAAAGGTTCTTTGGtcgccaacatcatcctctccGGTCTCCAGCTATATGGCGCTATCTCATCCAGCTCCCTCTCGCTTTTCACCACTATGGCCGACTCCGTCTTCGATCCCATGTCTGGTATAATGCTGTACATGGCCCACCGAGCCGTCAACAAAGTCGACCCGAATAAATACCCTTCAGGCAGAGCCCGTATCTCGACTGCTGgcaacatcgtcttctccttcatcatgttTTCCGTCTCACTGGTCCTTATCGTCATGTCTGCCCGTGACCTGGCCGCCGGATCTGAGGAGGAGACCAACAAGTTTCATTTGCCGTCGGTCATTGCCGTGACTGTTGCCTTTGCTACCAAGCTGGGGCTTTTCTTTTTGTGCTGGACTGTGAAGGACATTTACAGTCAGGTTGACATCCTTTGGCGCGACCACCGAAACGATCTCTTTATCAACGGCTTCGGCATTCTCACATCTGTCGGTGGCTCCAAATTGAAGTGGTGGATTGACCCGATGGGCGCCATCATCTTATCCGTTCTCATCGCTGGCCTCTGGCTCCATACTGCCTATGACGAGTTCCAACTGATGATCGGTGTCACCGCGGACAAGGACATCCTACAGCTCATCACATATATCT CGATGACACACTCGCCTCTCATTGAAAAGGTCGATACAGTGAGGGCTTACTACTCAGGCCCCCGGCTTGTTGCAGAGGTCGACATAGTGATTGATCGTAACGAGCGAGTTGAAGTAGCACATGACGTTGCGGAGGATCTTCAGATTAAGCTAGAGAAGCTGCCCGTCATTGAGCGTGCTTTTGTGCACATTGACTATGAAACTAGTCATAAGCCA AGCAGACAGCGCATGAAAAAGGGCGCAACCCCAGATGCCTCCGAACGTGTTCTTCACGACTAA
- a CDS encoding fungal-specific transcription factor domain-containing protein has protein sequence MDNDSSTQPEQTAQASDVGLACNCCRKRQDCVYETKRAKPGMKAGAIENVHKRLDALERTIAKQQITLEALRTEQTSNNNAGSQQEAIDGQSLLFSLAREICKLGNPALAISSDTSHDSGNKRRRTEEHGAQQERLYYVVNQPTLPDNVILDQVVDAYFRQIHPWIPMIHEGRFRKRLQDHGDNTNLLPLLQAMILSASHHVPRRDVAEIAQSLIGDQEDVRDWVVAKATKCLSVENLQALIIICFRDIGDGEECRAWSLIGALTRMVEYLQLTIESDEADRSSFSRPYTSLHPPHGWTEAEERRRVFWCVFNLDRFCSFTTAWNTSLTSDDVNRRLPCDGITWRKEETVSTPYFGIWDKSAARIGNPIAFLPSHSTTAPATADEGGITPSEATTSPGAAASSVDMSTVGAFAYCIEATESLSRVTSYFLQQKVNTKDHNDLGSWLTRFKELDVRLVHWKMLLPKKWKVNIAQQSSRMDPNLTLAHVTHNASMILLHQPIAFPPLDWTFRTRLPSFCSLDTCQAAAIEIATITNHYLQIAEHTGPLSNQYAFCVYLAARVLLLHWRYHATDSLSSEFWALIQNLETMAKRWAGPHQLGIRENLASKYQAVLVDLHTRCVQDASFNINPSAYTTEVKHSRSVSQHLDAAPRLQGHQAVRHPAQENGGPSFAGNVSANAYYPGATPSLVNAQAGQRSGSVGSGDLGMISQMLLDAEFIDMDRVISFDDGIFGTEHESGCF, from the exons ATGGATAACGACAGCTCCACTCAGCCAGAGCAGACTGCTCAAGCCTCCGATGTAGGCCTTGCGTGCAACTGCTGTCGGAAGC GGCAAGATTGCGTTTACGAGACAAAACGTGCCAAGCCTGGCATGAAAGCTGGTGCCATCGAAAACGTCCACAAAAGGCTTG ATGCATTGGAACGGACGATCGCGAAACAACAGATAACATTAGAAGCCCTGCGCACTGAACAGACATCAAATAATAACGCAGGCTCACAACAAGAAGCTATTGATGGACAGAGtctgctcttctctcttgCACGTGAGATATGCAAACTTGGCAATCCAGCTCTTGCCATTTCTTCAGACACTTCCCATGATTCCGGAAATAAACGTCGTCGAACGGAAGAACACGGTGCGCAACAAGAGAGGCTTTATTATGTGGTCAATCAGCCAACTTTGCCAGACAATGTCATCCTCGATCAAGTCGTAGACGCCTACTTTCGGCAGATACATCCATGGATTCCTATGATACACGAAGGCCGATTTCGCAAACGACTTCAAGATCATGGCGATAACACAAACTTGCTTCCACTCCTACAAGCCATGATCTTGAGTGCCTCACATCATGTTCCTAGGCGCGACGTCGCCGAGATAGCACAGAGTCTCATTGGGGACCAAGAGGATGTCAGAGACTGGGTGGTTGCCAAAGCTACCAAATGTCTGTCAGTGGAGAACCTACAAGCTCTAATAATCATCTGTTTCCGTGAT ATTGGTGACGGAGAAGAGTGTCGAGCATGGTCGCTTATCGGTGCTTTAACTCGCATGGTTGAATATCTCCAGCTCACGATAGAAAGCGACGAAGCAGACCGTTCATCCTTTTCGCGACCATACACCTCTCTACACCCGCCACATGGATGGACAGAAGCggaagaaagaaggaggGTATTTTGGTGTGTCTTCAACCTAGATCGCTTCTGCTCCTTCACCACGGCTTGGAACACTAGCCTTACCTCAGATGATGTCAACCGCCGATTGCCCTGCGATGGAATAACATGGAGAAAAGAGGAGACTGTATCCACCCCATACTTTGGTATCTGGGATAAATCGGCCGCACGCATCGGAAACCCCATCGCGTTTCTCCCTTCACATTCTACCACCGCACCAGCCACTGCCGATGAAGGCGGTATTACACCATCCGAAGCAACAACATCGCCGGGAGCAGCAGCGTCTTCTGTTGACATGTCGACAGTCGGGGCTTTTGCGTATTGTATCGAGGCAACCGAGTCGCTGAGTCGCGTCACGAGTTACTTCCTCCAGCAGAAGGTCAATACCAAGGACCATAACGATCTCGGTAGTTGGCTCACAAGATTCAAAGAGCTCGACGTGCGGTTGGTGCACTGGAAGATGCTTCTTCCTAAGAAGTGGAAAGTGAATATTGCTCAGCAATCGTCGAGGATGGATCCAAACCTTACGCTAGCTCACGTCACACACAATGCATCTATGATACTACTTCATCAGCCCATTGCCTTTCCTCCTCTGGACTGGACGTTCCGAACAAGGCTACCGAGCTTCTGCAGCCTTGATACTTGCCAAGCAGCAGCTATCGAGATCGCCACGATAACGAACCACTACCTCCAGATTGCTGAGCATACAGGGCCTCTGAGTAATCAATACGCTTTCTGTGTATACCTTGCGGCCAGAGTTCTGCTTTTACATTGGCGGTATCATGCTACCGATTCTTTGTCATCCGAGTTCTGGGCATTGATACAAAACCTAGAAACCATGGCTAAACGATGGGCGGGGCCTCATCAACTCGGGATTAGGGAGAATCTAGCATCCAAGTATCAGGCTGTTCTTGTTGACTTGCATACTCGATGCGTTCAAGACGCatctttcaacatcaacccTTCGGCTTATACAACAGAAGTTAAGCACTCTCGATCAGTGTCACAACACTTGGATGCGGCTCCGAGATTGCAAGGTCATCAAGCTGTTAGACATCCAGCCCAAGAGAATGGAGGCCCCTCATTCGCAGGCAATGTGTCAGCTAACGCGTACTACCCTGGTGCGACGCCTAGCTTAGTCAATGCTCAAGCAGGGCAAAGAAGCGGTAGTGTAGGAAGTGGAGACTTGGGCATGATTTCTCAGATGCTCCTTGATGCCGAGTTTATTGATATGGATCGCGTTATTAGCTTTGATGATGGTATCTTTGGAACTGAACACGAGAGCGGGTGCTTCTGA
- a CDS encoding uncharacterized protein (uncharacterized protein conserved in bacteria-domain containing protein) — MVEMESIAFALLMEPQVILSSLNSESLENLKQWLKQINSFDMPQNNWRWFRVIVNLALTKVLGSDEEKARQAMDADFELLDQFYLGEGWSSDGVWGDDRKQADYYSGSFAIQFAQLLYARCAVDDEKRVAKYRQQAMDFASEYWRYFDTNGAAIPFGRSMTYRFACGAFWSAFALSDIQSTNSRISLGAVKGLLLRHLRWWVKQPEIFNSDGTMNIGYAYPNMYMSEDYNSRQSVYWCLKSFVVLGLPSDHPFWTVKEEPHPIYSLVPSARHPDTARVFPAPHQIVCHSEEHHYLLSAGQMTAKMFKAREAKYGKFAYSSAFGYSVPTGLELHQVAPDSTLAVTLDGGEPWRVRSQPVDVRFDTIPIHSAKGHGHLPSITSTWRPVKNLDLEIQTTLVPLTYHYPGWHLRIHHIKGLGEVNGIPWFNSFEIVDSSFAVDALTDAGYHIPAIDSAKIKHDGQFAEGYVAEGSSVLVKSRGGVSGIVDLTPSIHHKGELRRDEPKLGGRGYLIHADPNTNLVAQKTLIPSIRYSGAGTMGNQSNVASEAPPSAIVATAVFGVSNVNQSMDYVPNDWYYLKDGWGSMNMLDIDITAAGETHISIQQATPHGTLERGPL, encoded by the coding sequence ATGGTTGAGATGGAATCCATAGCTTTTGCCTTATTGATGGAGCCTCAAGTGATCCTGTCATCCTTGAACTCCGAGTCTTTAGAGAATCTCAAACAGTGGCTGAAACAAATTAACAGCTTCGACATGCCGCAAAATAATTGGCGATGGTTCCGAGTTATTGTGAATTTGGCACTCACGAAGGTGCTGGGATCCGACGAAGAGAAAGCGAGACAAGCCATGGATGCCGACTTTGAATTGCTCGATCAGTTCTATCTCGGAGAGGGATGGTCGTCGGATGGTGTTTGGGGGGACGATAGGAAGCAGGCAGATTATTACTCTGGAAGTTTCGCCATCCAATTCGCACAGCTACTGTACGCCCGCTGCGCAGTAGATGACGAGAAAAGAGTTGCGAAATATCGACAGCAAGCGATGGATTTTGCGTCCGAATATTGGAGATACTTTGACACGAACGGTGCTGCTATCCCCTTTGGTAGAAGCATGACTTACCGGTTCGCCTGTGGAGCTTTCTGGTCTGCCTTTGCCCTCTCGGACATTCAGTCTACAAACTCTCGAATTAGCCTGGGTGCAGTCAAGGGACTTCTCCTGCGGCACCTTCGATGGTGGGTAAAACAGCCAGAGATCTTCAATTCAGACGGCACAATGAACATTGGCTATGCGTACCCAAATATGTACATGTCTGAAGACTATAATTCCAGACAATCCGTCTACTGGTGCCTGAAATCCTTCGTCGTGCTGGGGTTGCCATCAGATCATCCATTCTGGACCGTCAAAGAAGAACCCCATCCGATCTATTCCTTGGTTCCAAGCGCCAGACATCCCGACACTGCAAGAGTCTTTCCAGCACCTCATCAGATAGTATGTCACTCTGAAGAGCATCATTATCTTCTATCAGCGGGACAGATGACCGCCAAAATGTTCAAGGCCAGAGAAGCAAAGTATGGAAAGTTTGCATACTCTTCTGCCTTTGGGTACAGCGTACCAACTGGCTTGGAACTCCACCAGGTTGCGCCCGATAGCACCTTGGCTGTGACATTGGATGGCGGTGAACCGTGGAGGGTCAGGTCGCAACCAGTCGATGTTCGCTTCGATACTATACCTATTCACTCTGCAAAaggccatggccatcttcctTCCATAACTAGCACGTGGAGACCAGTAAAGAACCTGGACCTAGAAATCCAAACGACTTTGGTTCCTTTGACTTACCACTACCCGGGATGGCATCTTCGTATCCATCACATAAAaggccttggagaagtcaATGGCATCCCGTGGTTCAACAGCTTCGAAATAGTGGATAGCTCCTTCGCAGTAGACGCGCTGACGGATGCGGGGTATCATATTCCTGCGATTGACAGCGCAAAGATTAAACATGATGGGCAGTTTGCCGAAGGTTATGTTGCTGAGGGATCCAGTGTTCTGGTCAAATCTCGAGGGGGAGTTAGTGGCATCGTTGATTTGACGCCAAGCATCCACCATAAAGGAGAGCTTCGCCGTGATGAACCGAAGCTAGGAGGGAGAGGATATCTGATTCACGCAGATCCTAACACAAACTTGGTTGCACAGAAGACGTTAATTCCTTCCATACGGTATTCTGGTGCAGGTACCATGGGTAATCAGTCCAACGTGGCGTCGGAGGCTCCACCATCAGCCATTGTTGCAACTGCAGTGTTTGGCGTGAGCAATGTGAACCAGAGCATGGACTATGTGCCAAATGACTGGTATTATCTCAAGGATGGCTGGGGCTCCATGAATATGCTAGATATTGATATAACGGCAGCTGGTGAAACACATATCAGCATTCAACAGGCAACACCTCATGGGACTTTGGAAAGGGGCCCTCTATAA